The segment GTCGCGGCGTCAGGAGCCGTGGATCCTGAACCTGATGGGGATCGCCATGTGCGCGGGCACCGGCACGGTCCGCTGCTTCGCCGGCTTGAAGCGGAACTTCTTCGCCGCGGCGATCGCGGCCTTCTCCATCGCCGGCGTCACGTCCGACTGGATGACGATGGCTTCCGCCACATCGCCCTTCTCGGTCACGAGCACCCGGATCAGGACGGTCCCCTCGATCCCCGCCTGCTGCGCGAGGGCCGGATAGGACGGGCTCACGAACTTGATCAAAACCGGCGGCTCGTCGAAGGCATAGAACTCCTGGGCCTGCTCGCTCGCGGGCGGCGGCGGCGGCGGAACGTCCTCGATGCTCTCGAAGCTCGTCGGCGCGATCTCCGCCTCCTCGTCCACCTCCTCGCCCTCCGCGGCCTCCATGGGGATCGCCGGCTGGGCGATCTCCTTCGGCGGAGGCGGGATATCGAACTGCTCGGGAAGATCGACGGCCTCGAAGTACTCTTCCTTGAGCACGTACGGCTTGAACTCGAATTGCGGCGTGAAGTAGAAGAGCAGGAAGTGGATCAGTATCGCCACAAGCAGAGAGTTGCGGAGATACCGGTTGTATCCCTTCTTGAATTCTACGTTTGCAACAGCTACAAGGGCCACCCTGCTACCCCTTTATTCGGTTGTCATTCCTCGTCGCCGCCGACGGAGACGAATGTCACGTTGACGGCGTTCGCTTCCTTGAGCTCCTCGATGATGTCGGACACGAGGTGATACTGCGTCCGGTGATCGACGTTGAAGGCGACGATCAGCGAACGATTCTCCTCGAAGCGCCTCGTCACGAGCGCCTGGATGTTCGAGATACGGACGAGCTTGTCGTTGATGCTGATCCGGTTGTACCGGTCCGCCCAGATCTGCATCAGCCGCTCGCGCTCCAGCTCGGCCCCGGAATCGGCCCGGGGGAGCTTGATCGGCAGCCCTTCCTCCATCTTGAAGATGGTGGTCACCATGAAGAAGATGAGGAGGAGGAAGATGATATCCGCCATCGACCCTGTCGGGATCGAGCTCTGGACGGTCTGTCTTCGTTCGAATTTCAAGGCTTCAGCTCCTGTATCGTCAGCCTTCTGCGCTCAGCGTCCTGAGGGAGATCCTCGACGCCTTCGCCAGCCGCAACTCGTCGAGGATGTCGATCATCCGGCCGTACGCGGCCTGCTTGTCGGTCTCGATGACGATGACGAGCTTCGGATTGGCCATCAGCTTCTGCTCGATGATCGGCTTGATGTCGCTCAGCCCGACCGGACCCGTGCCGCGGATCACGATCGAACCGTTGGCGAACGCCTGTATCGCCAGAACGTTGTCGCGCTTCAACTTGACCGTCTGCGACTGCTTTCCCGGCAGGGACATCGGCAGACCCTTCTCCACGGCGAACATCGTCGTCACCAGGAAGAAGATGAGCAGCAGGAAGTTGATGTCCGACATCGAGGCGGTGCTGAATTCCGCGCTGACCTTGCTTCGTTTCTTGATCATGTCTTTTCTCCGTCGCGGCGGTTACCGTCCGCCGGCGGCACCCATCTCGATCAGTTCGTTGACCAGCTCGCTGGAAGCCTCCTCCATCTCGAGAACGAAGCGGTCGATCTGCGAGACGAAGAAGGAGTGAGCGATGCTGGCCGGGATGGCGATGATGAGACCGGTCGCGGTCGTGATGAGCGCTTCCTCGATACCCGACGCCACGACCTTCGCGCTGACCTGCTCGGCGGCGGCGATCGAGGCGAATGCGCTGATCATACCCGACACGGTGCCGAGGAATCCGAGAAGCGGCGCGACCTGCGCGACCGTCGCGATGGCGACGAGTCCGCGCTCGAGGAACGAGGTCTCGATCCCGCCGGCCGTCTCGATGGCTTCCTTGACGGCCTCGGGACCGCGGTTCGCACGGAGCATCCCGGAGTGCAGGATGGCCGCGATCGGGCCGCGAGTCCGCTCGCAGACCTTCATCGATGCGTCGATGCCCTCCGAGCGCAGCGTCGAGATGACGTCCCCCATGAGGTGCCGCACGTTCGTGCGTGCGCGGGAGAGCGTGAAGAGGCGCTCGATGATGAAGACGATGCCCGTTACCGAGGCGATCAGGAGGAAGTGCATGAACATCCCGCCCTGGGTGTACTTCTCTCCGATCCCGCTGTGCTTGAGGTTGTAGAACCAGCCGAGACGCTCGCGCTCGACCATGTCATCGATCTTGCGCGCGATGGCGACCGAATCTCCCTTGGCCGTGCCGAGAGAATCGGTTTCGGCCTGGACCGTCCACTCCTGGACCGGGACGGCCGAACCTTCCTCCTGGGCGAGGATCGGCCCCGCGACGGCGAGCATCAGGACGGTGGCGATCAGGATTGCCGCAAAGGGGCTTCTCTTGAGCATACGACGCACTCCTTGCAGTGACGGATGTATTGACGTCTGACCGATCAACACAGAGACGGATCATTCGCGAAAGCGGCCGCGTCCGGAGCGGGCGACATCCACCCCGGTGATTACCGCGACTGCAATAAAATAGTTTATGCGTCCCCCCTTGTCAATAGAAAATCCCGAAAGCAAAAAGGCCTGAACTCGTTACGTATCATTCTGATACCTGAAATTCCTCCGAGTCCGCCGCGAGGCGGTAATTCCCCACACCGTCCTTGTCGATGAAGAGGTACCGCAGCCCCGCGTGTATCGTCATGAGCATGTCCCGCTTGAAGATCGGATCGCCGTTTCCCGTATAGACCCAGAGCTCGTACCCGCCCGTGTCGTGTCCCTCCGACCCGCGGTAGAACCGCGATCGGGTCCGGTTGTCCACCAGGCGGAGTTCGTCGGCCTCGGGACCGGTGGCCGAGCTGAACACGACCACCTGGAACTCGTCCTCGAGCATATCGATGGCCGATTCCAGCTCGTCCCTCGTCTTCGGCAGCACCTGCTGGACGATCTCGTCCGGGGGCCCGAACCGGATGAAGATCTGCCCGCGATCGGAAAGGGCGCCGCGCTGCATCCAGCCGTAGGTGCGGTCCGCCCGGGCGACGCGCTCGCGGAAGACCTCGTACGTCTCGTTGTACGCGGTGGACGGCGTCGGGTCGTTCTCGCGCCAGAACCGTGAGAGCATCTGCTCCTGCTCGCCGATGCTCTTCTGCCGGAAGATCTGGAAGTCGCTTCCCGACAGGACGATTCGCGCCTCGGTCATGACGTCGCGGCGCGGTTTCCGCCAGTTCACGAGCTGCCAGGCGACGCTGAAATCCTTTCCCGACGAGGCGGTCTCGCCCGAGCCGGTAAAGGCGTCGACGAAGAGGCGATAGGTATCCGCCGGAAAGG is part of the Candidatus Krumholzibacteriota bacterium genome and harbors:
- a CDS encoding energy transducer TonB, with protein sequence MALVAVANVEFKKGYNRYLRNSLLVAILIHFLLFYFTPQFEFKPYVLKEEYFEAVDLPEQFDIPPPPKEIAQPAIPMEAAEGEEVDEEAEIAPTSFESIEDVPPPPPPASEQAQEFYAFDEPPVLIKFVSPSYPALAQQAGIEGTVLIRVLVTEKGDVAEAIVIQSDVTPAMEKAAIAAAKKFRFKPAKQRTVPVPAHMAIPIRFRIHGS
- a CDS encoding biopolymer transporter ExbD; the protein is MADIIFLLLIFFMVTTIFKMEEGLPIKLPRADSGAELERERLMQIWADRYNRISINDKLVRISNIQALVTRRFEENRSLIVAFNVDHRTQYHLVSDIIEELKEANAVNVTFVSVGGDEE
- a CDS encoding biopolymer transporter ExbD; this translates as MIKKRSKVSAEFSTASMSDINFLLLIFFLVTTMFAVEKGLPMSLPGKQSQTVKLKRDNVLAIQAFANGSIVIRGTGPVGLSDIKPIIEQKLMANPKLVIVIETDKQAAYGRMIDILDELRLAKASRISLRTLSAEG
- a CDS encoding MotA/TolQ/ExbB proton channel family protein, which encodes MLKRSPFAAILIATVLMLAVAGPILAQEEGSAVPVQEWTVQAETDSLGTAKGDSVAIARKIDDMVERERLGWFYNLKHSGIGEKYTQGGMFMHFLLIASVTGIVFIIERLFTLSRARTNVRHLMGDVISTLRSEGIDASMKVCERTRGPIAAILHSGMLRANRGPEAVKEAIETAGGIETSFLERGLVAIATVAQVAPLLGFLGTVSGMISAFASIAAAEQVSAKVVASGIEEALITTATGLIIAIPASIAHSFFVSQIDRFVLEMEEASSELVNELIEMGAAGGR